One Drosophila santomea strain STO CAGO 1482 chromosome X, Prin_Dsan_1.1, whole genome shotgun sequence DNA segment encodes these proteins:
- the LOC120456107 gene encoding TNF receptor-associated factor 3 isoform X1, which translates to MSLTKSSSRRDLSEQNQNGSQPKSTTIVKYEKSSCLFCNEWFDAQTFTEHLIHCGQVLEECPNGCQAFIPRIRMRSHLKECPRNQHNLSSQQRMSVSMDRLDRQSDQRLLVIEQDVGTIRSVLNEEIRQRLHLITDVGNIRKQNQVVEDWTRETEKAMDELRLQMEEETSRKAFAIEQNQLDVQYCCDITQSLKEQVESRLDEATKLVNQLSADVTYHQNQLNDNILKLEELIFENERLNREKFFQIEEFLQQINEDIKTKLGNSDYVTSKQATLDYEVKNVKNIVCETEERCDKLDRALHQTMQNISDLETQMAMQQRIASVQNIRGHLIWRIKDYSKKLEESKQYDTILHSAMFSNKAFGYALRLDIYLNGKGTWKGRNMIACLNVLSGEYDPLLAWPCRLQAEIIIRDQCSNAADAEDYVKTIFVRKKSDDFIQSNQYFHIPHKVITSRNYLRNDSMFIEVRVLK; encoded by the exons ATGTCACTGACCAAGTCGTCGTCGAGAAGAGACCTAAGTGAGCAGAATCAGAACGGAAGTCAGCCCAAATCGACGACCATAGTCAAGTATGAGAAGTCCTCGTGCCTCTTCTGCAACGAATGGTTCGATGCCCAGACATTCACG GAACACCTGATCCACTGCGGCCAGGTGCTGGAGGAGTGTCCCAACGGCTGTCAGGCCTTCATCCCACGCATACGGATGCGATCCCATCTGAAGGAGTGTCCCCGCAATCAGCACAATTTGAGCAGCCAGCAGCGGATGAGTGTCAGCATGGATCGCCTGGATCGGCAGTCGGATCAGCGTCTCCTGGTCATCGAACAGGACGTGGGCACCATTCGTTCCGTTCTCAACGAGGAGATACGACAGCGTCTGCACCTCATCACCGATGTGGGCAACATACGGAAGCAGAACCAGGTCGTCGAGGATTGGACCCGGGAAACCGAGAAGGCGATGGACGAACTGCGTCTCCAGATGGAGGAGGAAACCAGCCGCAAGGCCTTTGCCATCGAACAGAACCAGCTGGATGTCCAGTACTGCTGCGATATCACACAG TCGTTGAAGGAGCAAGTGGAGTCCAGGCTGGATGAGGCCACCAAGCTGGTGAACCAGCTCTCGGCGGACGTGACCTATCACCAGAATCAGCTGAACGACAACATCCtgaagctggaggagctgaTCTTTGAAAACGAGCGGCTCAATCG GGAAAAGTTCTTTCAGATCGAGGAATTTCTGCAGCAGATCAATGAGGACATCAAAACCAAACTGGGCAATAGTGACTATGTGACTTCCAAGCAGGCCACGCTGGACTACGAAGTGAAGAATGTAAAAAACATTGTGTGCGAAACGGAGGAGCGTTGCGATAAGTTGGATAGAGCTCTGCATCAGACCATGCAGAATATATCCGATTTGGAGACCCAAATGGCCATGCAGCAGCGGATTGCCAGTGTGCAGAATATAAGGG GACACTTGATTTGGCGCATCAAGGACTACTCGAAGAAACTGGAAGAGTCCAAGCAGTACGACACCATACTCCACAGCGCCATGTTCTCCAACAAAGCCTTTGGCTACGCTCTACGG CTGGACATCTACTTGAATGGCAAGGGCACGTGGAAGGGCAGGAACATGATCGCCTGCTTGAACGTTCTATCGGGGGAGTACGATCCACTTTTGGCATGGCCCTGCCGCCTCCAGGCCGAGATCATCATCCGGGATCAGTGCTCGAATGCGGCAGATGCCGAGGATTATGTGAAGACCATCTTTGTGCGCAAGAAGAGCGATGACTTTATCCAGAGCAACCAGTACTTTCATATACCCCACAAGGTGATCACCAGTCGCAACTATCTTCGCAACGATTCCATGTTCATCGAGGTACGAGTTCTCAAATAA
- the LOC120456107 gene encoding TNF receptor-associated factor 3 isoform X2 produces MRSHLKECPRNQHNLSSQQRMSVSMDRLDRQSDQRLLVIEQDVGTIRSVLNEEIRQRLHLITDVGNIRKQNQVVEDWTRETEKAMDELRLQMEEETSRKAFAIEQNQLDVQYCCDITQSLKEQVESRLDEATKLVNQLSADVTYHQNQLNDNILKLEELIFENERLNREKFFQIEEFLQQINEDIKTKLGNSDYVTSKQATLDYEVKNVKNIVCETEERCDKLDRALHQTMQNISDLETQMAMQQRIASVQNIRGHLIWRIKDYSKKLEESKQYDTILHSAMFSNKAFGYALRLDIYLNGKGTWKGRNMIACLNVLSGEYDPLLAWPCRLQAEIIIRDQCSNAADAEDYVKTIFVRKKSDDFIQSNQYFHIPHKVITSRNYLRNDSMFIEVRVLK; encoded by the exons ATGCGATCCCATCTGAAGGAGTGTCCCCGCAATCAGCACAATTTGAGCAGCCAGCAGCGGATGAGTGTCAGCATGGATCGCCTGGATCGGCAGTCGGATCAGCGTCTCCTGGTCATCGAACAGGACGTGGGCACCATTCGTTCCGTTCTCAACGAGGAGATACGACAGCGTCTGCACCTCATCACCGATGTGGGCAACATACGGAAGCAGAACCAGGTCGTCGAGGATTGGACCCGGGAAACCGAGAAGGCGATGGACGAACTGCGTCTCCAGATGGAGGAGGAAACCAGCCGCAAGGCCTTTGCCATCGAACAGAACCAGCTGGATGTCCAGTACTGCTGCGATATCACACAG TCGTTGAAGGAGCAAGTGGAGTCCAGGCTGGATGAGGCCACCAAGCTGGTGAACCAGCTCTCGGCGGACGTGACCTATCACCAGAATCAGCTGAACGACAACATCCtgaagctggaggagctgaTCTTTGAAAACGAGCGGCTCAATCG GGAAAAGTTCTTTCAGATCGAGGAATTTCTGCAGCAGATCAATGAGGACATCAAAACCAAACTGGGCAATAGTGACTATGTGACTTCCAAGCAGGCCACGCTGGACTACGAAGTGAAGAATGTAAAAAACATTGTGTGCGAAACGGAGGAGCGTTGCGATAAGTTGGATAGAGCTCTGCATCAGACCATGCAGAATATATCCGATTTGGAGACCCAAATGGCCATGCAGCAGCGGATTGCCAGTGTGCAGAATATAAGGG GACACTTGATTTGGCGCATCAAGGACTACTCGAAGAAACTGGAAGAGTCCAAGCAGTACGACACCATACTCCACAGCGCCATGTTCTCCAACAAAGCCTTTGGCTACGCTCTACGG CTGGACATCTACTTGAATGGCAAGGGCACGTGGAAGGGCAGGAACATGATCGCCTGCTTGAACGTTCTATCGGGGGAGTACGATCCACTTTTGGCATGGCCCTGCCGCCTCCAGGCCGAGATCATCATCCGGGATCAGTGCTCGAATGCGGCAGATGCCGAGGATTATGTGAAGACCATCTTTGTGCGCAAGAAGAGCGATGACTTTATCCAGAGCAACCAGTACTTTCATATACCCCACAAGGTGATCACCAGTCGCAACTATCTTCGCAACGATTCCATGTTCATCGAGGTACGAGTTCTCAAATAA
- the LOC120456106 gene encoding annexin B11 isoform X2: MYPFGTPTVVPAAGFDAVKDAHDLRKAMKGFGTDEDALINIICRRTNEQRQEIQRQFKTHFGKDLIEDIKSETSGNFEKLLVGLLRPIVDYYCAELNDAMAGLGTDEEVLIEILCTLSNMEINTIKNQYLRLYGAHLESELKSETSGNFKRLLTSLCTAARDESGRVDPMAAKNDARELLKAGELRVGTDESMFNMILCQRNYQQLKLIFQEYEGMTGHSLEKAVKKEFSGDVMEGLIAIYKCVTNKAEYFASRLHKAMAGIGTNDTQLIRVIITRSEIDMTDIKAAFERLYGKSLKSWIKGDTSGHYKHALYALVGEQRSS; the protein is encoded by the exons ATGTATCCCTTC GGAACTCCCACTGTGGTGCCGGCCGCCGGCTTCGATGCCGTCAAGGATGCTCACGACTTGCGCAAGGCAATGAAGGGCTTTGGAACGGACGAGGATGCCCTGATTAACATCATCTGTCGGCGAACGAACGAGCAGCGCCAGGAGATCCAGCGCCAGTTCAAGACCCACTTTGGCAAGGACCTCATCGAGGACATCAAGTCGGAGACGAGCGGCAACTTTGAAAAGCTCCTCGTCGGCCTGCTGCGTCCCATCGTGGACTACTACTGCGCCGAGCTAAACGACGCCATGGCTGGCCTGGGCACCGACGAGGAGGTCCTCATCGAGATCCTCTGCACGCTGTCCAACATGGAGATCAATACGATCAAAAACCAGTACTTACGAT TGTACGGCGCCCATTTGGAGTCTGAACTGAAGTCGGAGACGTCGGGCAACTTCAAGCGGCTGCTCACCTCGTTGTGCACGGCGGCGCGGGACGAGAGTGGTCGCGTGGATCCCATGGCGGCCAAGAACGATGCCAGGGAGCTGCTGAAAGCTGGAGAACTGCGCGTCGGCACCGATGAGAGCATGTTCAACATGATCCTCTGCCAGAGGAACTACCAACAATTGAAACTG ATATTCCAAGAGTACGAGGGCATGACTGGCCACTCGCTGGAGAAGGCCGTCAAGAAGGAGTTCTCCGGCGATGTGATGGAGGGCCTGATTGCCATCTACAAGTGCGTCACCAACAAGGCCGAATACTTTGCTTCGCGTCTGCACAAGGCGATGGCCGGAATCGGCACCAATGACACCCAGTTGATCCGTGTGATCATCACGCGCAGCGAG ATTGACATGACGGACATTAAGGCGGCCTTCGAACGTCTGTACGGCAAGTCCCTCAAGAGCTGGATCAAG GGCGATACTTCGGGCCACTACAAGCACGCCCTTTACGCCCTGGTGGGTGAACAGCGCTCCTCTTAA
- the LOC120456106 gene encoding annexin B11 isoform X1 translates to MYPFGSGMPSHPPTSTNHHEPPRAPFGAGWVPPTQQNSPYPPPSQPHPHPHSQPSPHMHPQQHQQYQGGAPAPYPPMSAPYPSAAPSYPPYPTSNPYPAQYAPPSHNHYQQPPVANSPYPTDRGYDAGYGYGNGQVQGHGHGHEHGHGPGHGHGHGHGHGPGHGHEHGHGYGHGHGQGYGHGQGHGNGQLYAHRSLPAHREGTPTVVPAAGFDAVKDAHDLRKAMKGFGTDEDALINIICRRTNEQRQEIQRQFKTHFGKDLIEDIKSETSGNFEKLLVGLLRPIVDYYCAELNDAMAGLGTDEEVLIEILCTLSNMEINTIKNQYLRLYGAHLESELKSETSGNFKRLLTSLCTAARDESGRVDPMAAKNDARELLKAGELRVGTDESMFNMILCQRNYQQLKLIFQEYEGMTGHSLEKAVKKEFSGDVMEGLIAIYKCVTNKAEYFASRLHKAMAGIGTNDTQLIRVIITRSEIDMTDIKAAFERLYGKSLKSWIKGDTSGHYKHALYALVGEQRSS, encoded by the exons ATGTATCCCTTC GGTTCTGGAATGCCATCGCACCCCCCTACCTCCACTAACCACCACGAGCCACCACGGGCGCCCTTTGGAGCTGGTTGGGTGCCACCGACGCAGCAGAACTCGCCATACCCACCACCCTCccagccacacccacacccgcACTCACAGCCATCGCCCCATATGCATCctcagcagcatcagcaataTCAAGGCGGAGCTCCTGCTCCGTATCCACCCATGTCGGCACCGTACCCGTCCGCCGCCCCATCCTATCCACCCTATCCCACCTCGAATCCTTACCCGGCACAATACGCTCCTCCATCGCACAATCATTACCAGCAGCCACCGGTTGCGAACAGTCCCTATCCCACGGATCGTGGATATGATGCGGGCTATGGCTACGGAAACGGACAAGTACaaggacatggacatggacatgaaCATGGACATGGGCcaggacatggacatggacatgggcACGGACATGGGCCAGGACATGGACATGAACATGGGCATGGATATGGGCATGGACATGGGCAGGGCTATGGGCATGGACAGGGACATGGGAATGGTCAGTTGTACGCGCATCGGTCACTCCCAGCTCACAGAGAG GGAACTCCCACTGTGGTGCCGGCCGCCGGCTTCGATGCCGTCAAGGATGCTCACGACTTGCGCAAGGCAATGAAGGGCTTTGGAACGGACGAGGATGCCCTGATTAACATCATCTGTCGGCGAACGAACGAGCAGCGCCAGGAGATCCAGCGCCAGTTCAAGACCCACTTTGGCAAGGACCTCATCGAGGACATCAAGTCGGAGACGAGCGGCAACTTTGAAAAGCTCCTCGTCGGCCTGCTGCGTCCCATCGTGGACTACTACTGCGCCGAGCTAAACGACGCCATGGCTGGCCTGGGCACCGACGAGGAGGTCCTCATCGAGATCCTCTGCACGCTGTCCAACATGGAGATCAATACGATCAAAAACCAGTACTTACGAT TGTACGGCGCCCATTTGGAGTCTGAACTGAAGTCGGAGACGTCGGGCAACTTCAAGCGGCTGCTCACCTCGTTGTGCACGGCGGCGCGGGACGAGAGTGGTCGCGTGGATCCCATGGCGGCCAAGAACGATGCCAGGGAGCTGCTGAAAGCTGGAGAACTGCGCGTCGGCACCGATGAGAGCATGTTCAACATGATCCTCTGCCAGAGGAACTACCAACAATTGAAACTG ATATTCCAAGAGTACGAGGGCATGACTGGCCACTCGCTGGAGAAGGCCGTCAAGAAGGAGTTCTCCGGCGATGTGATGGAGGGCCTGATTGCCATCTACAAGTGCGTCACCAACAAGGCCGAATACTTTGCTTCGCGTCTGCACAAGGCGATGGCCGGAATCGGCACCAATGACACCCAGTTGATCCGTGTGATCATCACGCGCAGCGAG ATTGACATGACGGACATTAAGGCGGCCTTCGAACGTCTGTACGGCAAGTCCCTCAAGAGCTGGATCAAG GGCGATACTTCGGGCCACTACAAGCACGCCCTTTACGCCCTGGTGGGTGAACAGCGCTCCTCTTAA